From Aestuariirhabdus haliotis, one genomic window encodes:
- a CDS encoding phosphoadenylyl-sulfate reductase, with protein MSADINTDQLNQEYQGQSPQEILEHAFKQFDNIALSFSGAEDVALIEMASKITDRLQVFSLDTGRLHPQTYRFIEKVRKHYNIDIELISPDATEVEALVKKKGLFSFYEDGHNECCSIRKIAPLRKKLATVDAWITGQRKDQSPGTRSQIPIIESDPTFSGINGSLTKFNPLANMSSKDVWDYIWMFDVPYNELHDQGFISIGCEPCTRATRPNQHEREGRWWWEEATAKECGLHVGNIQKI; from the coding sequence GTGAGCGCCGATATCAATACCGACCAACTCAATCAAGAGTATCAAGGTCAGTCACCCCAAGAGATTCTCGAACACGCGTTTAAGCAATTCGATAACATTGCCCTCTCCTTCAGCGGCGCGGAAGATGTCGCCCTGATTGAAATGGCAAGTAAGATCACCGATCGCTTGCAGGTATTCTCCCTAGACACCGGTCGCTTACATCCTCAGACGTACCGTTTCATTGAGAAGGTCCGCAAGCATTACAATATTGATATCGAACTTATTTCTCCTGACGCGACTGAAGTCGAAGCCCTGGTTAAGAAAAAAGGGCTGTTCAGCTTTTACGAAGACGGTCATAACGAGTGCTGCTCCATTCGTAAGATTGCACCACTGCGAAAGAAGCTTGCTACTGTTGACGCCTGGATCACCGGACAGCGCAAGGATCAAAGCCCCGGCACCCGAAGCCAGATTCCGATCATAGAATCTGACCCTACGTTTAGCGGCATCAACGGCTCACTAACCAAATTTAACCCGCTGGCAAACATGAGCTCGAAAGACGTCTGGGATTATATCTGGATGTTCGATGTGCCTTACAACGAGCTGCACGACCAGGGATTTATCAGTATTGGTTGTGAGCCCTGCACACGCGCCACCCGACCAAATCAGCACGAACGCGAAGGTCGCTGGTGGTGGGAAGAGGCTACGGCAAAAGAGTGTGGCCTGCATGTCGGAAATATTCAGAAAATATAG
- a CDS encoding sulfite exporter TauE/SafE family protein yields MDILAYILAGAAVGLAVGITGVGGGSLMTPLLLLFGFPPHIAIGTDLMYASLTKASGVAMHQRRGNIDWSKVLLLASGSIPAAAITVFVLFVFFPDSSSYGHVLTSSLGVMLILTAIVLLFKKQLLKFHENSEGEAGFLQRHSKFMTWTMGLFLGTFVTLSSVGAGAFGTAVLMVLYPALASVRIVGTDLAHAVPLTLVAGLGHLLLGNVDFYLLGCLLTGSLPAIYVGTRLGSRLPDKVLHPILASTLLALGLKYAFF; encoded by the coding sequence ATGGATATATTAGCCTATATTTTAGCCGGCGCCGCCGTCGGTTTAGCGGTTGGCATCACAGGTGTCGGTGGTGGATCATTGATGACGCCTCTGTTGCTCCTTTTTGGCTTTCCGCCCCACATCGCAATCGGTACCGATTTGATGTACGCCTCCCTGACCAAGGCCAGTGGTGTAGCCATGCACCAGCGCAGGGGCAATATAGACTGGAGCAAGGTACTGTTGCTTGCTTCGGGCAGTATACCTGCCGCGGCAATCACCGTTTTTGTCCTGTTTGTATTCTTCCCCGACAGCAGCAGTTACGGCCATGTGCTCACCAGCAGCCTTGGTGTGATGCTGATACTCACCGCCATTGTATTGCTGTTCAAAAAGCAGTTATTGAAATTTCATGAGAACAGCGAAGGGGAAGCCGGATTTCTGCAGCGCCACAGCAAATTCATGACCTGGACGATGGGCTTGTTTCTCGGCACCTTTGTCACTCTGTCGTCGGTTGGAGCTGGCGCCTTCGGCACTGCGGTGTTGATGGTGCTTTACCCTGCCCTGGCCTCCGTTCGTATCGTCGGTACCGATCTGGCCCACGCCGTACCCCTGACGCTTGTTGCCGGCCTTGGCCACCTGTTGCTGGGCAATGTCGATTTCTATCTACTGGGTTGCCTGTTAACCGGCTCATTACCCGCTATCTATGTCGGCACCCGTCTGGGCTCCAGACTGCCCGACAAGGTACTGCACCCGATTCTGGCCAGCACGTTGCTTGCCCTGGGCTTGAAATACGCCTTTTTCTAG
- the pabB gene encoding aminodeoxychorismate synthase component I — translation MPAPHLTSVPYLTDSSQYFQRIRHLSHPAWLDSCAHQPGMASGRYDILTAAPNELIEVRHGQCLHRLAGSCPESLEIPPFELLQQRLALYSQIDSELPFCGGALGLFGYELKAELEPNHCPNTRHYDEAELRVGIYLWALIQDHQTGCSQLVFHPDCDSDFRNDIVSLLEASTGTSDKNDSSFQLQSPFNCDTSKQQYQHSFDKIQNYIQAGDCYQINYTQRFSSQYTGDPFTAYQRLRRTSPAPFSAYLENPEGAILSHSPERFLQSRKGLVESKPIKGTAPRGTSPGEDQEKAQQLLASEKDRAENLMIVDLLRNDLGRTCQPGSVRVPQLFGLESYANVHHLVSTIQGVLAADQSPLTLYTHAFPGGSITGAPKVRAMEIIDELEDYSRSIYCGSIAYISFNQQMDSSICIRTLLAHKGNLYCWGGGGIVADSQCDGEREESFAKVRNLVYALEQCLPDGIQPPPEREL, via the coding sequence ATGCCTGCGCCACACCTGACATCCGTTCCCTACCTGACCGATAGCAGCCAGTACTTCCAGAGAATCCGGCATTTATCCCATCCGGCCTGGCTCGATTCCTGCGCGCACCAACCGGGAATGGCTTCTGGTCGATACGATATCCTTACCGCCGCTCCCAATGAGCTAATTGAGGTAAGACATGGCCAGTGCCTACATAGACTGGCAGGCTCGTGTCCGGAAAGCCTCGAGATCCCTCCCTTCGAGCTGCTTCAACAACGGTTGGCACTTTACTCTCAGATTGACAGTGAACTGCCCTTTTGTGGCGGTGCTTTAGGGCTTTTTGGCTATGAACTCAAAGCCGAACTGGAACCCAATCATTGCCCCAACACACGCCATTACGACGAAGCCGAATTGCGTGTGGGTATCTATTTATGGGCCCTGATTCAGGATCACCAAACGGGTTGCAGTCAGCTGGTTTTTCACCCCGATTGCGATTCGGATTTTCGAAACGACATTGTCAGCCTGCTAGAGGCCAGTACCGGAACTTCAGACAAAAACGATTCTTCCTTCCAACTACAAAGCCCCTTTAACTGCGATACCAGCAAGCAACAGTATCAACACAGCTTCGATAAGATTCAGAACTATATACAGGCGGGCGATTGCTACCAGATAAACTATACACAGCGCTTCAGCAGCCAGTATACAGGCGACCCTTTTACCGCCTACCAACGGTTACGCAGGACCAGTCCAGCACCATTTTCTGCCTATCTGGAAAACCCTGAAGGCGCCATTCTCAGTCATTCTCCCGAGCGCTTCTTACAGTCCAGAAAAGGCCTGGTAGAAAGCAAGCCCATCAAGGGAACAGCACCAAGAGGTACCTCTCCAGGCGAAGATCAAGAAAAAGCCCAACAGCTGCTTGCCAGCGAGAAAGACCGGGCCGAAAACCTGATGATAGTGGACTTGCTGCGAAACGATTTGGGGCGTACCTGCCAGCCAGGCTCTGTCAGAGTGCCTCAACTGTTCGGTTTGGAAAGCTACGCCAATGTGCACCATCTGGTCAGCACGATTCAGGGCGTACTGGCAGCAGACCAATCCCCGCTTACGCTGTACACTCATGCCTTCCCCGGCGGTTCTATCACCGGCGCCCCAAAGGTTCGCGCCATGGAGATCATCGACGAGCTGGAAGATTACAGCCGTAGCATCTATTGCGGGTCAATCGCCTACATCAGTTTTAATCAGCAGATGGACAGTAGCATCTGCATTCGAACCCTGTTGGCTCATAAAGGCAACCTGTACTGCTGGGGCGGCGGCGGGATCGTGGCCGACTCCCAGTGCGATGGCGAACGCGAAGAATCGTTCGCCAAAGTCCGAAACCTCGTTTACGCACTGGAGCAATGCCTGCCTGACGGCATTCAACCGCCGCCCGAAAGAGAACTATAA
- the thrH gene encoding bifunctional phosphoserine phosphatase/homoserine phosphotransferase ThrH yields MEIACLDLEGVLIPEIWINFAEKTGIEELKATTRDIPDYDVLMRQRLAILEREGYGLPDIQAVIDTLEPLDGAAEFVDWLRERFQVIILSDTFYEFAQPLMRKLGFPTLLCHKLVVDDAGKIVDYHLRQKDPKRQSVIALHSLYCRVIAAGDSYNDTTMLAEAEAGILFKAPDNVIEEFPQFPAVHRYEDLKREFIKASNRELNL; encoded by the coding sequence GTGGAGATTGCATGTCTTGATCTTGAGGGGGTATTGATACCGGAAATCTGGATCAATTTTGCCGAAAAAACCGGTATTGAAGAGCTGAAGGCAACGACTCGGGATATTCCTGATTACGATGTTCTTATGAGGCAACGATTAGCCATTCTCGAGCGCGAAGGTTATGGCTTGCCGGATATTCAGGCGGTTATTGATACCCTCGAGCCTTTAGATGGGGCGGCGGAGTTTGTCGATTGGTTGCGGGAACGTTTTCAGGTCATCATTTTGTCTGACACCTTTTATGAATTTGCCCAGCCGTTGATGCGGAAACTCGGATTTCCAACCCTTTTATGTCACAAGCTGGTGGTGGATGATGCCGGTAAAATTGTCGATTATCATCTACGCCAGAAGGATCCCAAGCGCCAATCGGTGATAGCCCTGCATTCCCTCTATTGTCGTGTTATTGCTGCCGGTGATTCCTACAACGATACGACCATGCTTGCTGAAGCAGAAGCAGGCATATTGTTTAAGGCGCCGGACAACGTGATCGAGGAGTTTCCGCAGTTCCCGGCCGTGCATCGGTATGAAGACCTCAAGCGGGAATTTATTAAAGCCAGTAATCGTGAACTGAACTTATAG
- the cysB gene encoding HTH-type transcriptional regulator CysB, with amino-acid sequence MKLQQLRYIWEVAHHDLNVSATAQSLYTSQPGISKQIRLLEDELGVEVFARSGKHLTRITPAGEAIIEKAGEILRKVESIKQVAQEFSDEKRGSLSIATTHTQARYALPGVIKDFISDYPEVSLHMHQGTPMQISEMAADGTVDFAIATEALELFSDLVMMPCYRWNRCILVPRGHALANVPELSLRDVAQYPIVTYVFGFTGRSKLDEAFMNEGLTPRVVFTAADADVIKTYVRLGLGVGIIAGMAYNPQADSDLVALDASKLFEPSVTKIGFRRGTFIRGFMYHFIQKFAPHLTREVVDEAYKRHNKAELDELFNSIDIPTH; translated from the coding sequence ATGAAGCTGCAACAACTGCGATATATCTGGGAAGTCGCACATCACGACCTCAACGTATCGGCAACCGCGCAGAGTCTCTATACCTCACAGCCAGGAATCAGTAAGCAGATTCGCTTGCTTGAGGACGAGTTGGGCGTCGAGGTGTTTGCCCGTAGCGGTAAGCACCTTACTCGTATTACCCCGGCGGGTGAAGCGATCATTGAAAAAGCCGGAGAGATCCTACGTAAGGTAGAAAGTATCAAGCAGGTGGCTCAGGAGTTCAGTGATGAGAAGCGTGGTAGCCTCTCTATCGCCACCACCCATACCCAGGCACGCTATGCTTTGCCCGGTGTGATCAAGGACTTTATTTCCGATTACCCGGAAGTTTCCCTGCATATGCACCAGGGAACGCCCATGCAGATTTCGGAGATGGCCGCCGATGGTACGGTTGATTTTGCCATTGCAACCGAAGCGCTGGAGCTTTTTAGCGATTTGGTGATGATGCCTTGCTATCGTTGGAATCGTTGTATTCTTGTGCCGAGAGGGCATGCCCTGGCGAATGTTCCAGAGCTTAGCTTGCGCGATGTGGCACAGTATCCGATTGTGACTTACGTATTCGGATTTACTGGCCGCTCCAAGCTGGACGAGGCCTTTATGAATGAAGGCTTAACGCCCCGAGTTGTGTTCACGGCCGCCGACGCCGATGTCATCAAAACCTATGTGCGTTTGGGGTTGGGGGTTGGAATCATTGCCGGTATGGCCTATAACCCCCAGGCCGATTCAGACCTTGTGGCGCTGGATGCCAGCAAGCTGTTTGAGCCGAGTGTGACTAAAATTGGCTTCCGCCGCGGAACCTTTATTCGTGGATTTATGTACCATTTCATCCAGAAATTTGCTCCGCACCTGACCCGCGAAGTGGTTGATGAAGCTTACAAGCGTCATAACAAGGCCGAACTGGATGAGCTTTTCAACTCCATTGATATCCCTACTCATTAA
- the prpC gene encoding bifunctional 2-methylcitrate synthase/citrate synthase: MSEKKLSGAGLRGQSAGETALCTVGQTGSGLTYRGYDMVELADKARFEEVSYLLSRGKLPNQAELDNYVAKLKGLRELPAALKSALELIPANAHPMDVMRTGCSMLGNLETEQDFSEQIDHIDRMMAAFPSIICYWYRFSHDGVRIETQTDDDSIGGHFLHMLRGEKPNSLHEKVMNVSLILYAEHEFNASTFTARVCASTLSDIHSCVTAAIGSLRGPLHGGANEAAMEMIERWQSADEAEREIMGMLERKEKIMGFGHAIYRESDPRNAVIKSWSEKLAADVGDTVLYAVSERCEAVMWREKKLFCNADFFHASAYHFMDIPTKLFTPIFVCSRASGWSAHVMEQRANNRIIRPSADYTGPESCDWVSIEDRD; the protein is encoded by the coding sequence ATGAGTGAGAAGAAACTAAGCGGTGCAGGATTACGAGGTCAGTCGGCCGGAGAGACAGCGCTTTGTACTGTGGGCCAAACCGGATCAGGTCTCACATATCGTGGTTATGACATGGTTGAGCTGGCTGATAAGGCGCGTTTTGAAGAGGTCTCCTATTTATTGTCCCGAGGCAAGTTGCCCAATCAAGCCGAGCTTGATAACTACGTCGCCAAGCTGAAAGGCTTGCGTGAGCTGCCGGCAGCATTGAAATCGGCGTTGGAATTGATCCCTGCTAATGCTCATCCGATGGATGTGATGCGCACCGGTTGTTCCATGCTGGGTAATCTGGAAACCGAGCAGGATTTTTCTGAACAGATCGACCATATCGATCGCATGATGGCGGCTTTTCCTAGCATTATTTGCTACTGGTATCGTTTTTCTCATGATGGCGTACGCATCGAAACGCAGACTGATGATGACTCCATTGGTGGACATTTCCTGCATATGCTTCGTGGTGAAAAACCCAATTCACTGCATGAAAAGGTGATGAACGTTTCGCTGATTCTTTATGCCGAGCATGAGTTTAATGCATCAACCTTTACTGCAAGGGTCTGTGCTTCAACGCTATCTGACATTCATTCCTGTGTTACGGCCGCCATCGGCTCGTTGCGCGGGCCTTTGCATGGTGGTGCCAACGAGGCGGCCATGGAGATGATCGAGCGTTGGCAGAGCGCAGATGAAGCCGAACGCGAAATTATGGGAATGCTGGAGCGTAAGGAAAAAATCATGGGCTTCGGTCATGCGATCTATCGTGAATCCGACCCACGCAATGCGGTGATCAAAAGCTGGTCCGAAAAGCTGGCAGCGGATGTTGGTGATACTGTTCTTTATGCCGTATCCGAACGTTGCGAAGCGGTGATGTGGAGAGAAAAGAAACTGTTCTGTAATGCCGATTTCTTTCATGCCTCTGCATATCACTTCATGGATATTCCAACCAAGCTGTTTACGCCTATTTTCGTTTGCTCAAGGGCTTCAGGCTGGAGCGCCCATGTGATGGAGCAGCGAGCCAATAATCGCATTATTCGCCCGAGTGCGGATTACACGGGTCCTGAAAGTTGCGACTGGGTTTCAATAGAAGATCGCGACTAG
- a CDS encoding GntR family transcriptional regulator: protein MAQDIEARTIADRVFESIQTAIVKGDIPPGSKISEPELARTYGISRGPLREAIRRLEGRKLLVRIPHVGARVVSLSAEELLEIYHVRESLEGLACRQAADKMTQEEIEGLQTLLTLHEQQIEEEEGRAYYQKEGDLDFHYRIIQGSKNQTLIQILGGELYHLVRMYRYQFSASGNRPKRAFSEHQQIINAIADRDGELAELLMRRHIAASRNHLEQRVAEGVSQPIENRIA, encoded by the coding sequence ATGGCGCAGGATATAGAGGCACGAACCATCGCCGACAGGGTCTTCGAATCGATCCAGACCGCAATCGTCAAAGGCGATATCCCACCGGGCAGTAAAATCAGTGAACCCGAGTTGGCACGTACCTATGGTATCAGCCGAGGGCCGTTACGAGAGGCCATTCGTCGTCTTGAAGGGCGAAAGCTGTTGGTGCGCATACCCCATGTTGGTGCCCGGGTCGTGTCGTTGTCTGCTGAAGAGCTGCTGGAAATCTATCATGTGCGGGAATCGCTTGAGGGTCTCGCTTGCCGACAGGCGGCAGATAAGATGACGCAGGAAGAGATAGAAGGCCTGCAAACCCTGTTAACGCTCCATGAACAACAGATCGAAGAGGAGGAGGGGCGAGCCTATTATCAAAAAGAAGGCGACCTCGACTTTCATTATCGCATTATCCAGGGCTCCAAAAATCAAACCCTGATTCAAATACTGGGTGGCGAGCTTTACCATCTTGTTCGGATGTATCGATATCAATTCAGTGCATCGGGCAATCGTCCCAAGCGTGCTTTTTCCGAACACCAACAAATTATTAACGCCATTGCCGATCGTGATGGTGAACTCGCAGAGCTGTTAATGCGACGCCATATTGCTGCGTCCAGAAATCATCTGGAGCAGCGAGTGGCGGAAGGTGTTTCGCAGCCGATAGAAAATAGAATCGCCTGA
- the prpB gene encoding methylisocitrate lyase — protein MSENLTPGGRFRRAINDNNPLQIVGTINAYTAMMAEQVGHQAIYLSGGGVANASYGLPDLGMTSLNDVLEDVRRITAATDLPLLVDIDTGWGGAFNISRTVKEMIRSGAAAVHIEDQVAQKRCGHRPNKEIVSEEEMVDRIKAAADARFDENFFIMARTDAFQKDGLEAAIQRAQACIDAGADGIFAEAVHELSDYKAFADAIDVPLLANITEFGATPLYNREELAQVGCAMVLYPLSAFRAMNKAALAVYQNILDKGDQKEVVDLMQTRMELYDFLGYHDYEQKLDALFASGKNK, from the coding sequence ATGAGTGAAAATTTGACCCCGGGTGGACGTTTCCGTAGAGCGATCAATGACAATAATCCCCTGCAAATTGTAGGTACGATTAATGCGTATACCGCCATGATGGCGGAGCAAGTAGGGCATCAGGCGATTTACCTTTCTGGTGGTGGTGTTGCTAATGCTTCCTACGGTTTGCCAGATCTGGGGATGACTTCTCTGAATGATGTGCTGGAAGATGTCCGTCGTATTACCGCCGCGACCGATCTGCCGTTACTGGTAGACATTGACACTGGCTGGGGAGGCGCTTTCAATATTTCTCGTACAGTGAAGGAGATGATTCGCAGCGGCGCCGCGGCGGTTCATATCGAGGATCAAGTGGCTCAGAAGCGTTGTGGCCATCGGCCCAATAAAGAAATTGTCAGCGAAGAAGAGATGGTTGATCGTATTAAAGCGGCTGCTGATGCTCGTTTTGATGAAAACTTTTTTATTATGGCGCGTACGGATGCCTTCCAAAAAGATGGTTTGGAAGCTGCTATACAGAGAGCCCAGGCCTGCATCGATGCGGGTGCTGACGGAATTTTTGCCGAGGCGGTGCATGAGCTGAGCGACTATAAAGCCTTTGCCGATGCCATTGATGTCCCCCTGTTGGCTAACATCACCGAATTCGGTGCTACCCCGCTGTATAACAGAGAAGAGTTGGCGCAAGTGGGCTGTGCCATGGTGCTCTACCCCTTAAGTGCTTTTAGAGCGATGAACAAAGCCGCCTTGGCGGTGTATCAAAATATTCTGGACAAAGGTGATCAAAAAGAGGTCGTTGACTTGATGCAAACTCGTATGGAGTTGTATGACTTCCTCGGGTATCACGATTACGAACAGAAACTGGATGCACTGTTTGCCAGCGGAAAAAATAAATAA
- the acnD gene encoding Fe/S-dependent 2-methylisocitrate dehydratase AcnD, with protein MNTLYRKPLTGTDHDYFDTRTAVEEIQSGAYAKLNYTSKVLAEQLVRRCEPEALTDSLKQLIECKRDLDFPWYPARVVCHDILGQTALVDLAGLRDAIADQGGDPAKVNPVVPTQLIVDHSLAVEAAGFDPEAFEKNRAIEDRRNEDRFHFIDWCKTAFDNVDVIPAGNGIMHQINLEKMSPVIQTRPDYHGKSVAFPDTCVGTDSHTPHVDALGVIAIGVGGLEAETVMLGRPSMMRLPDIVGVKLVGKRQPGITATDIALAMTEFLRNEKVVSAYLEFFGEGAASLSIGDRATLSNMTPEYGASAGMFYIDQQTIDYLTLTGREPEQVALVEQYAKTTGLWADEMEGAHYERVLEFDLSSVSRNMAGPSNPHRRLPTSALTERGIAGEELLAAAKSEEADGKMPDGAVIIAAITSCTNTSNPRNVVAAGLVAKKANELGLVRKPWVKSSFAPGSKVAKLYLEEAGLLPELEKLGFGIVAYACTTCNGMSGALDPNIQQEIIDRDLYATAVLSGNRNFDGRIHPYAKQAFLASPPLVVAYAIAGTMRFDIEKDVLGTDQNGNPITLKDIWPSDEEIDALVEKSVKPEQFNQIYIPMFDLGATEKAASPLYDWRPMSTYIRRPPYWEGALAGERTMKGMRPLAVLGDNITTDHLSPSNAILASSAAGEYCAKMGLPEEDFNSYATHRGDHLTAQRATFANPKLLNEMCRDSSGEVKQGSLARIEPEGKESRMWEAIETYMKRKQPLIIIAGADYGQGSSRDWAAKGVRLAGVETIVAEGFERIHRTNLVGMGVLPLEFKKGDTRCSYAIDGTETFDVVGEISPRCDLTVVMTRANGERVEIPVTCRLDTAEEVHVYGAGGVLQRFAQDFLAGNA; from the coding sequence ATGAATACGTTATACCGCAAACCCCTTACCGGAACCGATCACGACTACTTTGATACCCGAACGGCTGTCGAAGAGATTCAATCCGGCGCTTACGCAAAGTTAAACTACACCTCCAAGGTTTTGGCCGAGCAGCTGGTTCGTCGCTGCGAGCCCGAAGCCCTGACCGATTCACTAAAACAGTTGATCGAATGTAAGCGAGATCTGGATTTTCCCTGGTATCCCGCGCGTGTTGTTTGTCACGATATCCTTGGCCAAACAGCGTTGGTCGATCTTGCCGGTTTACGCGATGCTATTGCCGATCAAGGCGGGGATCCTGCCAAAGTGAACCCAGTGGTGCCTACTCAGTTGATTGTTGATCACTCGTTGGCTGTCGAGGCTGCAGGTTTTGATCCTGAGGCATTTGAGAAAAACCGTGCGATTGAAGATCGCCGAAACGAAGACCGTTTTCACTTTATCGATTGGTGCAAAACGGCGTTCGACAATGTCGATGTGATTCCTGCCGGCAATGGCATCATGCACCAGATCAACCTGGAAAAAATGTCTCCGGTGATTCAGACGCGTCCCGATTACCATGGCAAGTCTGTTGCGTTTCCCGATACCTGTGTCGGTACCGATTCCCATACGCCTCATGTTGATGCGTTGGGCGTTATTGCTATTGGTGTGGGCGGGCTGGAAGCGGAAACCGTTATGTTGGGTCGACCTTCTATGATGCGTTTGCCCGACATTGTTGGTGTCAAACTGGTTGGCAAGCGTCAACCGGGCATTACGGCTACGGATATCGCGTTGGCGATGACAGAGTTTTTGCGTAATGAAAAGGTGGTTTCCGCCTATCTCGAATTCTTCGGTGAAGGGGCCGCTTCTTTGTCGATCGGTGACCGCGCCACACTTTCGAATATGACTCCGGAATACGGCGCTTCTGCGGGCATGTTTTATATCGACCAGCAGACCATCGACTATTTGACCCTGACTGGTCGGGAACCGGAGCAAGTGGCTCTGGTGGAACAATATGCCAAGACCACCGGATTGTGGGCTGACGAGATGGAAGGCGCCCATTATGAGCGCGTGCTGGAATTTGATTTATCGAGTGTTTCTCGCAATATGGCGGGCCCTTCCAATCCACACCGCCGCCTGCCAACGTCTGCATTGACCGAGCGCGGCATCGCCGGCGAAGAGCTTCTGGCGGCGGCCAAATCGGAAGAGGCTGACGGAAAAATGCCCGACGGGGCTGTAATTATTGCGGCCATCACGAGCTGTACCAATACCTCTAATCCTCGCAATGTGGTGGCGGCTGGCTTGGTCGCGAAGAAGGCCAACGAGCTGGGGCTCGTGCGCAAACCCTGGGTGAAGTCTTCTTTTGCACCAGGGTCGAAGGTGGCCAAGTTGTATCTGGAAGAAGCCGGGTTATTGCCTGAACTGGAAAAATTGGGCTTTGGTATTGTGGCTTATGCCTGTACTACCTGTAATGGTATGAGTGGCGCGTTGGATCCGAACATCCAGCAAGAGATTATCGATCGTGATCTGTACGCGACGGCGGTGCTGTCGGGAAACCGAAACTTTGATGGACGTATTCACCCCTACGCCAAGCAGGCGTTTCTTGCATCACCGCCTTTGGTGGTAGCTTACGCGATTGCGGGAACCATGCGCTTCGATATCGAAAAAGATGTGCTGGGTACCGATCAGAATGGCAATCCTATCACCCTGAAAGATATTTGGCCGAGCGATGAAGAGATCGATGCTCTGGTGGAAAAAAGCGTTAAGCCCGAGCAGTTCAACCAGATCTACATTCCGATGTTTGATTTGGGGGCAACAGAAAAAGCAGCTAGCCCGTTGTATGATTGGCGGCCAATGAGCACCTATATTCGACGTCCCCCTTATTGGGAAGGGGCGTTGGCTGGTGAACGAACGATGAAAGGCATGCGCCCTCTGGCCGTGTTGGGTGACAATATCACCACCGATCACTTGTCGCCTTCCAATGCAATTTTGGCCAGCTCGGCAGCCGGTGAATACTGCGCAAAAATGGGCTTGCCGGAAGAGGATTTTAATTCCTATGCCACGCACCGGGGCGATCATTTGACGGCTCAGCGTGCCACGTTTGCTAACCCGAAGTTGCTCAATGAAATGTGCCGCGACTCAAGCGGAGAGGTGAAGCAGGGCTCTCTGGCACGCATTGAACCGGAAGGCAAAGAGAGTCGAATGTGGGAAGCCATCGAAACTTACATGAAGCGTAAGCAACCGCTGATTATAATTGCAGGAGCCGATTATGGTCAGGGTTCATCCCGTGACTGGGCGGCAAAGGGAGTACGCCTGGCGGGTGTTGAAACCATTGTTGCCGAGGGCTTTGAACGTATCCATCGAACCAATCTGGTGGGAATGGGGGTGTTGCCACTTGAGTTTAAAAAAGGCGATACGCGCTGCAGCTACGCCATTGATGGTACCGAAACTTTTGATGTGGTCGGTGAAATCAGCCCTCGTTGTGATTTGACTGTGGTCATGACGCGAGCCAATGGTGAAAGGGTGGAGATTCCGGTGACCTGCCGATTGGATACTGCGGAAGAGGTTCATGTCTATGGTGCCGGAGGCGTGTTACAGCGCTTTGCCCAGGACTTCCTGGCGGGTAATGCCTAA